The genomic stretch CATTTTGTTTATCGTTGTTATCCCATCACCATATAACCAATAAAAACCTAGTAAGTTGAAAAGAGTAGGCATTTAGGTAATTTAGGTATTTAGGCATTTTTAATGTGTTGTTTCACTTCCTACCGCAAGGGCGTATTCCGTAACAACATTGCCCTTCATTATATGTTCAGCGAATATTTTTTTAATTTTTTCCGGTGTAAGGTCAACATACTTAACTGGTGGTTTATCAATAAGTTCAACCGTTGCCATCGGTTCTCTACTGCATAATCCAGCACAACCAGAGGTTGTAACAATTACATCCTTTACTTTTTTCTTTTCTATTTCTTCCATTAAAGTTGTAAGTATATCGCGTGCGCCTGCTGCGATACCGCAGGTTCCCATATGAACCGTAACCCTCGCCCTCGCCTTACCTTCCCTTAAAACCCTTGTTTTAGCAACTTTTTCCCTTATTTTTTCAAGGTCACCGATTTTAAGTTTTTTCATTGTTTACTCCTTTCATTTTCATTCCTTTCTGCAAGGCTAACCTCTGGTTCTGAAAGAACCATCGGTTCTTGAAAAAAGCCTTGCCTTACGAAAATAATAAAATCTACTCATCCTGCCTTTATCCTGCTGATTTCTTTTTTTATTTTTTCGCGCAAAAATTTTATTACCTCTGGATTATTTATCGGAATTCCATTCAGCACATCCTTTATCTCTTTTGTATCAAGCCTAAAACATTTATTATCTTTGCAATGTTCATAGACAAAGTCTATCTCATTTCCTCTGGTTCCAATCAGTGCCATAATCGTATCACACATATTGCCCAGAGGTTTTCTATCAATGTGATTATATGTCAACACCGCATTTACGACTGTGCCTTTTCCTTTCTTTGATTTTATTTTAATGTTACCTTCAGCTTCTCGCAC from candidate division WOR-3 bacterium encodes the following:
- a CDS encoding (2Fe-2S) ferredoxin domain-containing protein, producing the protein MKKLKIGDLEKIREKVAKTRVLREGKARARVTVHMGTCGIAAGARDILTTLMEEIEKKKVKDVIVTTSGCAGLCSREPMATVELIDKPPVKYVDLTPEKIKKIFAEHIMKGNVVTEYALAVGSETTH
- a CDS encoding ATP-binding protein — translated: MQDLSLHILDIVENSIDAGATKIEIMIDENLKKNLLKIMIKDNGKGMDKKTLKKVLDPFYTTKTVRRVGLGLSLFAQSVREAEGNIKIKSKKGKGTVVNAVLTYNHIDRKPLGNMCDTIMALIGTRGNEIDFVYEHCKDNKCFRLDTKEIKDVLNGIPINNPEVIKFLREKIKKEISRIKAG